GCGTCAGGAACCGCGAGCAGCACGCGCTCCCAGGAGGAGAGCAGGCGGTCGAAACCCTTCCTCAGCCCAACCTCCCCCGCAAACAACACAGTAGGAGACTCGAATCTCTGAGCCGGGTTGACGCCCGAAAGAGCTGGAAGGTCGTTGGCTTGAACAGGATTAAGGATCAACCGAGTCTCCACGTTAGGGACTAGATCCCTGACGATCGACTCATGCTTGATACCCAAGCAGAGCACGGTCTGGCACCTTCGCAAGACCACTCTTGCGAGCCACTTATGCTTGCTGGCGAACTCCGGAAAAGCGGCACCGTGCAGAGTAACGACCGTCGCGTACCCAAGCAGTGAAGCGACCACAGCTATCCCGCCCTCACGTGCGAAACTGCCAAACTCGCTGAGGTGAGAGTGAACCACCACTCCTCGCCGCTTTTGAAGAAGGAGACGACCGACTGCTGCAATGCTCATAGTCAGCGACTTGACGGGGCGATTGGGAAGCCAGGTTGGCAAGAGCTTCATGTCAAGCTGCTCGTCCGCCATCTCCATATACTCAGCGATCACCGAAGCGATTCCACCTTGCGAGAGCGGATGCGGCCCCACTTGATAGACGGTGTCGATATAACGCCGCCGACCGCGCGGTTCCCGACCCTTGATGGATCTCGCGCGCAGAGCGAATGCGCGGACGAAGTAGTTGACAATCCGAATGTCGTCCACAAGATAACGCCTCCACAGCCGCTTCGGCTCTTGAGCGAGTCGGAATGTCCACTCAAGTCCTGAGCGTTGCATCCACCGTGGCGCTCGTTTCACTTGGCCTGCGTAGAAGTCGACGGCCGCCCCGACTCCCATGAAGACGCCATGGCCAATCCTCGGTGCGAGACGCGCGTAAAGCGCCTCCTGCTTCGGGGAACCTACGCACAACGCCACGACGAGATTCGGGGTTCCACGGAGGGTCATCGCTACATACTCGAGCCATTCGTCAGACGTGAGGTCGCTCAACTCGGGCGACGAAGCGAGAGCTACTCCCAAACCGGGGTTCTGACGAACCAGATTCGCTCCGGCAATTTCCGCAACGCCCGCCGCACCGCCGATTATGGCGAGGTTCACACCCGGCACAGCACACACCGCTCCCAACAGGTCGACTCCGGTAACCCGCGCGGGTCGGTCGGAGTGCAGGAGAGACGAAAGCCACACAAGCGGCATTCCGTCTAATACCGTCAATGACGCGCCCGAGTACAATTCCCTGAACTCTGGCTCTCGTTGCCACCGAAGGAAATGGTCGACGTTCGGCGTCACGACGAGCGAAGGCTCGCTCGAGCGTGACAGCTCCGCCACACGCTGTACAGCGGAGTCGAAGGAGCTCGCGTGCACCTTCATACCGAAAAGGTTGGTCTCTTGCATCTCAGTCTTCCCGGGCCAATCCATTGCGTGATTTGTAGGGCACAGATGTTCTTACTCGCTCGGGACGCGTACTCAACCTCGGACGCTTCAACGCAGCAAGGGAAGCGGTTCGAGAACCTAAGCAGCCCACCAGCATGTAGAACATGGGTGCCACCGGCGTAGATGTGAAAACGGGAACCGCCAATGACGCAATCGCCAAATGGATGAGAACACCTATTACTACGCGACCGAGCCAGACGTCCTCGACAGCTTGCGCAGAAGCCAACCGGCGGGCCTGGAGCAGAATGCAAATAAGGAAGATCGCGAAGAAGGCTCCGCCTATCCATCCAGACTCGCCGATGATGGCTGGCCACTGCGTGTCCGTAAGGAACATCCCGGTGCCGGGCTCATACCCGAGCCCCCAAATTGCTGGGTATCCGCGCTCCACGTACTCCGGACTGTAGTGAACCGACGCTAGGTAACTGCCGAACCGGGCAAACCCTGCCCCGAGAGGAAAATGCTCATTGGCCACATGCATTGAGTCGATCGTGAGAACTGAGCGAGCGGCCGACGCTGCTCCTTCGACATAAGCGAAGACTGTCGTTTGGATGGTTGCAATGATCTCGTCAAGGAGGAGCAAGAGAACGACAGGAACCAAAATCACAAATGTGAGCACCGCCCGGCCGCGGTATTTTGTGGGCAGCGCAGCAGTCGCGCCTGCGATGGCCCCGGCAATTGCGGTTCTTCGGAAGCTGAAGAGGACAGAGGCACACACCGCGACAAGAGCGACTCTTGTCCAGCGGATTTGTGGCAGGAGAACGCGTGTGCTCAGGATCATCACTACGAGGATTGCTGCAAAGTTTCCGAGGACGAGCGGGTGCGAAAAGGGACCTTGCAGCGAGAGCAACCCGTATCGGTAGTCCACATAGTTGAGTTGGCCAGAAAGAACGGTCGCCCAGATTCGCCCGACAAGGCCGTTCACGAGCACAAACAAGCCAACAAAGAGTCCCAGAAAAACACCCAGACGGGCGATCTTCCTCATGTCGGTTTCTGACCAGTCGAGTTGGGCAATTCCGAAAGCCAGCAGCGGCATCTTCACGGCAAGCAGCACGGCTTCCAAAGCGTGTTCTGTTGGAACCCCGTTCGCGACGGAGCTAAAGATTCCCATGATGATAAACACGGCGAACGCCCACCCGCCTGGGATTGCTCGCAGTCCGCGCCCTTGGAGAACGGCGCCGAGTGGCACTCCCACGCCCAGCGAGAGCGCAATCGCGTCGTCCACGAAACCGATGAACGTTCCGCCCACCACGGATTCGATCGATGGAGTAAAAATGGAGATCACAACGAGCGCAACGGCGAACGTATTGATCCGAGAAGAGCTAGCCCCGCGAGCGTGGGTGGGCGACCGACGAGTCACGTCCTAACTCGCCGCATGTTTAGTTTGGGACTGCACCCTGTGGCCCCGTCGGCGCCGTTTCCAGCGTTCCACTGGGCGTTCGACGACCGCCCAAATGAGGACGCCAATTACGGTGCCGCTCGCGATCTGTATGGCCGATAGAAAAACGGGGTCAAGTGCGTCACCGACCATCGCGGAAAGGATCACGCTAGCCTGCAGGTGAACCAAATAGATGCTGTAACTCGCTAAGCCAAGTAGCTGTACAAGGCGCGTCTCGGCGATCCGTTGAATTACCTGTCGCACCGTGCCCTGAGAACGCAGAAGGCCGTACAAGATGACTAACGCTGCAGATAATCCTTGCATCGAGTACCTAACGGTCTCGCGAAAGACATCGTCACGCAGCGCAAGAGACAACAAGTAAAAGACAATCGCGCCGGCGACGGTCCAATTCGTGGCCAGCCATTTCACGATTCTCGGGTTCAGCGTTCCCGACACTGACTTCCAGTAGATCACCGCAGCGAGAATCCCGAGGGCGATTCCATCTGCGCGCGTATCTGTGCCGTAGTAGGTGCGAAGGTGATCCACCCCGCCCATCGTGATCCCAATTCGGATCACAAGAGGCACGATTGCTCCGACCAACGAAAGCCCGAGCAAGACTGGAAGATAGGCCTTCAAGCGATACGTAACGACCCAGATCAAGGCGAAGACTATGTAGAACTGTTCCTCAATAGACAGACTCCAGACGACTTCGGAGCCCGGTAAGACCTGAGAATTGCCGGCCGAATACATCCAATTGAATACGAACAGAACTTGACTCAAGAAGTCGGCCCAAGAAATCTCGTTGGAGATTGAGTAGATGAGGGTCGGAACAACAATGACGATGAAAAATGGGGGCGCCAGTTTGAGTGCTCTGCGAACATAGAACCCCGCCAAGTCAAACGATTGGGTTCGCTCACGTTCCCTAAGTAACGCGAGGGTGATCACGAACCCAGAGATTACGAAGAAGATCGTGACGCCGCTGCCGCCAGGAACAATGTGACCAAATCCTGCATGCGCGATCACCACGAGCATTACCGCAAACGCGCGGAGCGCATCAACATGTGCGAGTCGCCCTACGTATGAGCGCTGAGGATGAGACGTGCGCAATGAGCGTTGCGACGTGTGATCGCCACTCACGCCGCCCTCACCCGAACAAACCGCAGCCGATTCACTTCCTGCCCCTCCGACCGCGAAATATGACAAGGACTCAGATGACCCCCACTTGATTCTAATCGCTAGCGGAGACGCCTCGATTCGATGATGTGCCCGGGCTTTCCGTGGCAGACCCATCACTGTCGGCGCCGACTGCTGACGGAAGCGACCTGCCGCACGATAGGTAGGTGATCACAAGGTGTTATCGCCGTCGATCATGCGTAGGGCATCGCCTACTCCCCGAGGAAAAAGGTCCTGATAGTTGCGGCCATAACGACGACCCTCGAACGAGCACATCGGGCATCGCATCGGTTGCTGAGCTATTCGGTGACTTCGCTCGCCCTTTCGCGATCGCGGCTGTTAGGGCGTGACTGTGTCGAGCGCACGGAGCGCGTGGCTCGCGGAACCGCCCAAGCCCCGCTTTAGCA
This Salinibacterium sp. ZJ450 DNA region includes the following protein-coding sequences:
- a CDS encoding WecB/TagA/CpsF family glycosyltransferase; its protein translation is MDWPGKTEMQETNLFGMKVHASSFDSAVQRVAELSRSSEPSLVVTPNVDHFLRWQREPEFRELYSGASLTVLDGMPLVWLSSLLHSDRPARVTGVDLLGAVCAVPGVNLAIIGGAAGVAEIAGANLVRQNPGLGVALASSPELSDLTSDEWLEYVAMTLRGTPNLVVALCVGSPKQEALYARLAPRIGHGVFMGVGAAVDFYAGQVKRAPRWMQRSGLEWTFRLAQEPKRLWRRYLVDDIRIVNYFVRAFALRARSIKGREPRGRRRYIDTVYQVGPHPLSQGGIASVIAEYMEMADEQLDMKLLPTWLPNRPVKSLTMSIAAVGRLLLQKRRGVVVHSHLSEFGSFAREGGIAVVASLLGYATVVTLHGAAFPEFASKHKWLARVVLRRCQTVLCLGIKHESIVRDLVPNVETRLILNPVQANDLPALSGVNPAQRFESPTVLFAGEVGLRKGFDRLLSSWERVLLAVPDAKLVVCGPLADGFTSELGPNVEYRGLLPRSETRALMSRVAVTCLPSRSEVLPMTILESLAAGTRVVATEAGEFESFEGSRGIRWIKPTENVTADLAHALVDSLSSEAQEEEKELAREWVQLHASRAAVRAQSLNAYENALRKKKRSAGARIAVK
- a CDS encoding acyltransferase; protein product: MGLPRKARAHHRIEASPLAIRIKWGSSESLSYFAVGGAGSESAAVCSGEGGVSGDHTSQRSLRTSHPQRSYVGRLAHVDALRAFAVMLVVIAHAGFGHIVPGGSGVTIFFVISGFVITLALLRERERTQSFDLAGFYVRRALKLAPPFFIVIVVPTLIYSISNEISWADFLSQVLFVFNWMYSAGNSQVLPGSEVVWSLSIEEQFYIVFALIWVVTYRLKAYLPVLLGLSLVGAIVPLVIRIGITMGGVDHLRTYYGTDTRADGIALGILAAVIYWKSVSGTLNPRIVKWLATNWTVAGAIVFYLLSLALRDDVFRETVRYSMQGLSAALVILYGLLRSQGTVRQVIQRIAETRLVQLLGLASYSIYLVHLQASVILSAMVGDALDPVFLSAIQIASGTVIGVLIWAVVERPVERWKRRRRGHRVQSQTKHAAS